The Polaromonas sp. SP1 DNA window GGCGGACAACGCCAAAGGCAATCTGAGCGAAGAACAGATCAAGTTCGCCCGGTCCATTTATTCGGCCGGCAACGACCTGCTCAACCTGATCAACGACATCCTGGACATCTCCAAGGTCGAAGCCGGCAAGCTCGAACTCTCGCCGGAAGACATTCAGGTTGGCAGGCTGGTCGATTCGCTGAAGAGCACCTTTGAGCCGCTGGCCGGCCAGAAAAGCCTGAAGTTCGAGGTCATGGTGGACCCGGCCACGCCGGCGGCCATCTTCACCGACCGCCAGCGTGTCGAGCAGATCCTCAAAAACCTGCTGTCGAACGCCGTCAAATTCACCGAGACAGGCGCCGTCCGCCTCAACGTGTCGCCGCAACCCGGCGGCTACATCGCGTTTGCGGTGCAGGACTCCGGCATCGGCATCCGCGAAGACCAGCAGGCGATCATTTTTGACGCCTTCCGCCAGGCCGACGGCACAACCAGCCGGCGCTACGGCGGCACGGGCCTGGGTTTGTCGATCTCGCGCGACCTCAGCACCTTGCTCGGCGGATCGATCAGCGTCGCAAGCATCGAAGGCAAGGGCAGCACCTTCACGCTGCTGCTGCCTTGCAGCTGGAGCCAGCCTCAAACACTTCAGGCGCCTGCGCCGGCAGTGATCGTGGCCGCACCCGCCCCGGCCCCCGCAGCCGCGGCGGCCAAGGCCGTCCAGCCGAGGGAGCCTGCCTTCCCCGATGACCGCCACACCCCGTTCAAGGCCCGCCTCGCGCTGGTCATCGAGGATGAATCGGCGTTTGCGCAAATCCTGTACGACCTGGCGCACGAGCTGAACTACAGCTGCCTGGTTGCGCACAGCGCTGAAGACGGTTTTGCGCTGGCAAGCCAGTTTGTGCCCCACGCCATCCTGCTCGACATGAATCTGCCCGACGGCTCCGGCCTCTCGGTGCTGCAGCGCCTGAAAGAAAGCGCGCAGACGCGGCACATCCCGGTGCACGTGGTCTCGGCCCAGGACCGCAGCGAAGCGGCCCTGCAGATGGGCGCCATCGGCTACGCGATCAAGCCCACCACACGCGAGCAGCTCAAGGAGGTTTTCCGCAAGCTGGAGGACAAGCTCACGCAGAAGGTCAAGCGCGTGCTGCTGGTGGAAGACGATGCGATGCAGCGCGACAGCGTCACCCACCTCATCAGCGACGACGACGTGGAAATTACGGCGGTGGAGACGGGCGCAGAAGCCCTGGCACTGCTGACCACCACCATCTTCGACTGCATGATCATCGACCTGAAGCTGCCCGACATCCAGGGCGCGGAGCTGCTCAGGCGCATGTCGACCGAAGACATCACCTCCTTCCCGCCGGTCATCGTCTACACAGGGCGCAACCTGACACGCGATGAAGAGTCGGAGCTGATGAAGTATTCGCGCTCCATCATCATCAAGGGCGCCCGCTCGCCGGAGCGCCTGCTCGACGAGGTGACGCTGTTCCTGCACAAGGTCGAGTCCGAGCTCTCGGCCGAGCGCCGGACCATGCTCAAAACCGCGCGCAGCCGCGACCGCGTGTTTGAGGGCCGAAAAATCCTGCTGGTGGACGATGACGTGCGCAACATCTTCGCGCTCACCAGTGCGCTGGAACAAAAAGGCGTCCAGGTTGAAATCGGCCGCAACGGTTTCGAAGCCATCCGCAAACTTGAGGAGGTGGCCGATATCGACCTGGTGCTGATGGACGTGATGATGCCGGGCATGGACGGCCTGGAGGCCACGCGCCGCATCCGCCAGAACCCGCGCTTTCAAAAGCTGCCCATCATCGCCGTGACGGCCAAGGCCATGAAGGACGACCAGGAGCAGTGCCTGCAAGCCGGCACCAACGACTATCTCGCCAAGCCCATCGATCTTGACCGTCTGTTCTCGCTGCTGCGCGTCTGGATGCCCAACCTGGAACGTCTTTGAGCACGAACCAGGAAAAGGTGGGCAAGGCCGCCAGCGCGGCGGATGACGGCGCGGGCACACCCGAAGCCGCGCCGGGGGTTGCTGCGCCGCTGATCCGGAGTTCGGCGGCGATGGCCGCCGCCATGCGCGACGCGCCCAGCAATACCGACATCGAGCTGCGCCTGCTGATGGAGGCGATTTACCTGCGCTACAGCTACGACTTCCGCGACTACGCGGGCGCGTCGCAAAAGCGCCGCGTGCTGCATGCGCTGGGCCAGCTCGAGTGCCCGACCATCTCGGAGTTGCAGGCGCGGGTGCTGCACGACCCCGAGATGTTCCACCGCCTGCTGCAGTACCTGACCATCCCTGTCAGCGAGATGTTCCGCGACCCGTCGTTTTTTCTTGCGCTGCGCCAGCAGGTGGTGCCGCGCCTGGCCACCTATGCGTCGATCAAGGTCTGGATCGCCGGCTGCAGCACGGGTGAAGAGGTCTATTCGCTGGCGATTTTGCTGCGCGAGGAAGGCCTGCTTGATCGCGCGCTGATCTATGCGACCGACATCAATCCCGAGTCGCTGGACAAGGCGCGGCAGGGGATCTTTCCGCTCGAAAGCATACGCGGCCACACCAAAAACTACCAGAAGGCCGGCGGAAAACGCGCGTTTTCAGACTACTACACGGCCGCCTACAACGCCGCCGTCTTCGACAAATCACTACGCGAGAACATCACCTTCGCCGACCACAGCCTGGCGACCGACAGCGTTTTTTCCGAAACGCAGCTCGTGCTGTGCCGCAACGTGTTGATCTACTTCAACAAGCAACTGCAAAACCGCGCACTGGGCCTCTTCCATGAGTCCCTGAGCCATCGCGGCATCCTGGGCCTGGGCAGCAAGGAGAGCATCGACTTTTCCGCCTACGCCAACCACTTTGATGTGCTGGACCGGCCCGAACGCCTTTTCCGCAAAAAATGAGTACGCGCAACGCCGCCCCCGCCGCAGGCCACACCTTCCCTGTCCACAAAGTGGACGCGGTGGTGATCGGCGCCTCGGCCGGCGGCGTTGATGCGCTGCTGCAGTTGCTGACGGGCCTGCCCGACCGGTATCGCCTGCCCATCGTGGCCGTCCTGCACCTGCCCGACACGCGGGACAGCCTGCTGGCGGACATCTTCCGCCAGCGCCTGGCCATGCAGGTGCATGAAGCGGCCGACAAGGAAAGCGTCACGCCCGGAACGCTGTACTTTGCCGGTGCGGGCTACCACCTGTCGATCGAGAAAGACCGCTCCTTTTCCCTCAGCTGTGAAGCC harbors:
- a CDS encoding protein-glutamate O-methyltransferase CheR; translated protein: MRDAPSNTDIELRLLMEAIYLRYSYDFRDYAGASQKRRVLHALGQLECPTISELQARVLHDPEMFHRLLQYLTIPVSEMFRDPSFFLALRQQVVPRLATYASIKVWIAGCSTGEEVYSLAILLREEGLLDRALIYATDINPESLDKARQGIFPLESIRGHTKNYQKAGGKRAFSDYYTAAYNAAVFDKSLRENITFADHSLATDSVFSETQLVLCRNVLIYFNKQLQNRALGLFHESLSHRGILGLGSKESIDFSAYANHFDVLDRPERLFRKK
- a CDS encoding chemotaxis protein CheB, yielding MSTRNAAPAAGHTFPVHKVDAVVIGASAGGVDALLQLLTGLPDRYRLPIVAVLHLPDTRDSLLADIFRQRLAMQVHEAADKESVTPGTLYFAGAGYHLSIEKDRSFSLSCEAPVHYSRPSIDLLMESAADAYGARLAGILLTGANFDGAAGLARISERGGLTVVQDPAEAQVATMPEAAIARLQPSLVLPLDGIRRLLLQLDSLP
- a CDS encoding response regulator yields the protein MTGTASIDQDKFRTILTRNITLPLGLGALSAALFVGLILFLLSSLKWVEHTERVIGNANEISKLAIDLETGMRGFLITGEETFLQPYDIAKSRIASDTAALSALVTDNPQQTDRLRRIASLQTQWNEFAQSAIDLRRQQGNYQETIRAGRGKAITDEMRREFQSFITMERRLLQERNDDAKTITIWSVVLYLVFTLGVSVLLALFGRRELVRLSDTYNAALRQQAADAAVVQEQAWLRTGQTQLAEQMIGQQVLGAMSRSVLEFLARYLRFEVAAAYVREDNGELRRIASYGFSKEADDARQILAGNESLVAQAALENRVIQIDDLPAGYLKVSSGLGETAPRHVLIVPVAHERAVNGVIEIGFLRELAPRDMEFVKLISGSVGTSIHSALARQRLQDLLAETQQLNEELQVQQEELRTANEELEEQSRVLKESQANLENQQAELEQTNVQLGEQALSLDQKNEALSLAQTQLEARAEELARASRYKSEFLANMSHELRTPLNSSLILAKLLADNAKGNLSEEQIKFARSIYSAGNDLLNLINDILDISKVEAGKLELSPEDIQVGRLVDSLKSTFEPLAGQKSLKFEVMVDPATPAAIFTDRQRVEQILKNLLSNAVKFTETGAVRLNVSPQPGGYIAFAVQDSGIGIREDQQAIIFDAFRQADGTTSRRYGGTGLGLSISRDLSTLLGGSISVASIEGKGSTFTLLLPCSWSQPQTLQAPAPAVIVAAPAPAPAAAAAKAVQPREPAFPDDRHTPFKARLALVIEDESAFAQILYDLAHELNYSCLVAHSAEDGFALASQFVPHAILLDMNLPDGSGLSVLQRLKESAQTRHIPVHVVSAQDRSEAALQMGAIGYAIKPTTREQLKEVFRKLEDKLTQKVKRVLLVEDDAMQRDSVTHLISDDDVEITAVETGAEALALLTTTIFDCMIIDLKLPDIQGAELLRRMSTEDITSFPPVIVYTGRNLTRDEESELMKYSRSIIIKGARSPERLLDEVTLFLHKVESELSAERRTMLKTARSRDRVFEGRKILLVDDDVRNIFALTSALEQKGVQVEIGRNGFEAIRKLEEVADIDLVLMDVMMPGMDGLEATRRIRQNPRFQKLPIIAVTAKAMKDDQEQCLQAGTNDYLAKPIDLDRLFSLLRVWMPNLERL